The Lathyrus oleraceus cultivar Zhongwan6 chromosome 5, CAAS_Psat_ZW6_1.0, whole genome shotgun sequence genome includes the window TGACAAATTAAATTTGCACAAATTTCAAAGACTTTATACTATTTATTGATATTGAAAAATGATAAAGTATGCAACATTTTTCAATTATATTGATATAATCTACGATTACATTTTTCATATTACGACAAACAAATAAATTAAAGCAAAGAATAACTTTATTAATTTCTAATATATTAGTAACATTTTTCATATTATTGATTACAAAGATATAATTTTTCTTATAAGTAAAATGATGATTTTTCTTTTATATTGTTGTCTATATTATAACTTAtaataaattattataatataattttttaccatatttttttaaaaaaatttaatataatttaaattcaatataaatcaaataaaaattaattttcaaCCGTGTATCGTGGATTTTAATCTTATGATACATAAAAACTAAATATTTTGATTATAGTGAAAAATGGGGAGTTGTATTTGAGCTTGGACATTACTTGAATGAAACATTTTCCCATCTTATAGTGAAAAATGACTTGAAGATATTGGTCAACATGGTTTCAAACAATTTCAAATTGATTAGAAATATTCCGATTCAATTTCAACATATCATTTGAATTTGTTATTACGGATAATAATGCTATAGAGCTTCAAAAGCTTCTCTTTAACATTTTCCAATCTTGCATGTCAAAGAATATCTCTGTTTAATTTCACCATTCTGTTTTAGGGCTTTGCGCTAAAGAAACTCTAAAGAAAACATAGTGCAAAAATAATTCACTCAATAGAAAATCCATAAATAAAGGGTTTAGTAGAGAGTACAGCTCCATCCACAAGTAAAACCAAAAACTATGGAAAACAAAGTGAATTTTATTTTGGAACTCAGCTTCTCAGAAGTGAGTTATGCATCAAGTATCCTTTCATAGCTAGTCTAAATAGGTCAATCCCTATCAAAATTAAAGTAATGATTATTAAGGTATAATAATGTCAATTACTTGAGTTTCTCACGTATGATTCCTTCAAGTGATCCAATTAATCCTACCATTGTGACAAGAAAGCATGCAAAGCTAAATATCCTCAGAACAATCCATTTTTTAGTCCAAGCTCCAATTTTCATCTGTACAAAGTACATCTCAACTGGGAAATATATAGCCAATGGCCAGAAATTTATGCCTCCTAAAACTCCAAGAACTTGGTTGAAGTAAGGGAATAAAATTGCAAGTCCAGCGGTTGAAATCACGTAGATTGTTCTAAAACAAAACCTGTAAAGATTTATCTTAAAAGCCGGTAATAGAGGGAGTTTCACTATGTGGAAATCATTCACAAAGCCACTCTTGGGAAATTTTTTTGAACACCATCTATCAGCAGCACTATATATTGGTTGACTGTATATCTGTTGAAAAGACCATACATTTTTGTATGAAGTATGAActaattttaattttaaaaaccTAATTTTGATTGGTAAGAGTAGTAGTACCTGATATCCTCCAACCAAATGAATGATAATACAAACATTGGCAAAGTCAATAAGCCAGAAAGGCTCGTAAAATCCAAACCCTGTCAATAGATTTCCTGGCGCATCATTTCCAAAAGCTGCATATCCAAAGCATCCACAGCATAGGCAGAAGAATGTTGTAATGACGAGTGAAGTCACGGAGGCCTTTTTCATGGTTTGATTCTCTGATGGAGGAGACTCTAGAGTGTCCTTTACTCAAcaaaattcaaattttatttaaTATGTATTGAATTACATAAAAAAAAACTCTATCTGCCTAATAATAATCAAGCTTTACTCGTCGAATTTGAATATGAAATGTTGAAGGTACCTGTATCTCAAGAAGGAGCATTGGGTATGGATAGGAAAAGCTAATGTCACCAATTGCCTGGAAGATTAACCAGATTTTGTCAGCAATATTAGCAGTTTGTACTCCTGTCAAACTTCCCATAATTCTTCCATTTTCTGCAAAAGCAACCCAAGTCATATGAAATATGAATCAAGAGGCTTGAAGATGACAAATACACATAATCTTAAATTGACAGAAATTGAGTGAAGATGAACCTTACTTATGATTGTTGCTATGCCAAGTCCCAGTCCAATCAATGAGTATGAAAATGACATTATTGCGGCAATAACTGAAACCCAAGCCATGTTATGGAGATCCGGTATGAATGACATTACAATCTCAACAAGTCCAAACAGCCCCATATATAAATTACCACCGTAACTACAAGGAGCGTCATGTCCTAATTTGTGATAACAATTTGATTTCAAAATAGCCCTGTATTGTTAATTAGTAGAATAAACATGTGTCATTGGCTTGTTGgaaaaaaaataacaaataagGTAACCGTTAAAATTATGGTAAAAGGAATGTTTATTTCACTAGGGAGAGCACTCTATTTATAGACGAAATAAATAATGCCAACTTCTTAAACTAATGAGCGATATAATCAACAATAACTTGGAACGTTTTGATATCTTCTAAACCTCTCAAGTTGGTGCATATATATCCATTATACCCAACTTGCTTTATCAAAGGATCAAAGATTGGTCGTGCTACAAACTTGGTGGGGATGTCACCTATTGATTTGAAGGTCAGTTACCATATGCTTTGTCCTAGTATACTGGACAGGATTGTGGGTTATAATTATTGCAGCCTTGCTGTCACAATGCAACTTCAATAGAGAAGTCTTAACAAATTCTTTTGGTCATTTCAAACTCTACTACCAAGTTCCACCTTAGACTTTTCTAGGGTCATGGATGAATTTTTGGTTGAATCGGTCCGGGATCGAATCACCTAAGGTTGTTGATACAATGTTGAAATTATGGAAAACTTGATACAATGTTGAAATTATGAAAAACTTGGGTCAAATAGTCTACTAGACTCACAACTTGAAAGTGGGAAATCCCGGGTTCAAACTCAGACAGGCGCATATGTTTTAGCAGCTACCAACTGAGTTGTATTTACGGGACTTTCAACCCCTTCAATTAAAGAGTGATATAATCAAcaataaataaaaataacatCTAGTCACATACAAGCTCAAGAATTGAAGGAAAATGGTTATCCCGTTTGACGAGGGGTTCAACGGAAGAAGTACCTCAAACTGGTCCCTGTGGTTATTACATAGGCAATAGAAGTGACATACAAGCTCAAGAATTGAAGGAAACCAGCCACATATGTTCTTTTCATACCTGAACCACCATTAAACTCAACTTTAAGTTATAATTGTTATGGTAGTTCATGAAAAGTGTATCTATGTTGTCTGGAGTGATTGCACAAGTACATAGTGAAGAGTTGAATGTGTTATTACCAAGATTGACTCTAACAGCATCGATATAAGAGTAGTTTCTTTTCCCAGTTACCGGGTCAGGACTTCTGTAACAATCAGACAAAATGATTGAAGAAATATAGGTAGCTATTGCACAACAAAGCAAGGCAAGTGGCCCTCCAATCCATCCTAATTGAGCAATACTCCACGCCAAGGACAAAACACCAGACCCAATAATAGCTGTGATGATATGAGCCACAGCACTTTTCAGATTTCCTGCAGAATTTATGGCAGGAATAAAACTTCAATATTCAAATTCAAGTTATGTTGTTAATCTTGGATAGCGTTATAGACCCTCTAAAATGGCCGTAATTGCAAAGACTAAAAACCATTACACAAAATAAACTTAAACACTGAAAAATAGACTAATACACAGATTTAAAGAGATCATCGTACTTAATAGTTATAAAACCTAATAGTATAGAGTAATAAAACTTCAGAAAAGATGAATAAAAcaagggtaatgctaacttgtgtcCCAATGGCACATGTTAAGAAACCCACAAATAGAAAATTTgtattgaaaaaataaataaaattattaatgaTAAGTTTCTAATAAATTCAATATACAATTTCCAAGAATTTATTTCTATATTTATCTCAAGGGCATAAGTTAGCATTATCCATAAAACAAAACTGAACTAAAAGTAAGACGAAGCGCATATCGATTATTTGTGAGCAAAATCATAACATTACTCTTCAAAGGGTTCAAATTGCAATATACACCCTTAAAAAAAAGAATTTCAGGTATTTCATTTCAAAATAATAATAGCTTATGCAATAGCGGTTTGTGGCCGCTATAACCACTATTGTTGATAGCACGTCGCAGACCAATAGCGTCGCACTAAACCTTACCACCGCAATGCTATTATGCTATACTGTGCTATTGACAACATAGAATTCAAGTATATGAAAATGAATTGGTTATGATGGTATAGAAAATTTTACCAGTCCTTTTGGCACGTCCATCATCATCATAAGCATCAGGAGCAGTTGTTGTTATTTGTCGAGAGTTTTTCACATCCATCATTATCCAAGTTTCCTGCATATGACACAAAGCCTAAGCTAAACACAATATAAACAAACTAGGTTGCATCTACATCCTCAGAATAGAAACATTCACATCAACCAATAATAATTTCTTCATGTTCAGATGCATTGAAGTTTACCATTCTACCCAACACTGACCCATATCACAAGAGAAGAATTAACGTGACACCTTAGACATAATAAACTTATTAGCTGAATTCATCCCTCATATGTTATATTAGAGGTGTGTATCAGTGCGGTATCccatatattttatttatttattttttaaattattatcGGGGTGTAGGTAAGTTAAGCCACCCTAAGTTACTATTTTGAAATTTCATTATCTAATTTTGAAGTATCATAGAATTTTATTCAAACTAAATACTAGTAACTGTACCAATAATTAGTTGGTTGGGTGATTGACACTGAACGGGACTTGgctaaaataaaaaatactaCTCTTAGTACCTATTGCCGCTCTTTGAGAGAGTATAGTATATAAATTTGGCTTAAATAAATAAACCGTCCCAAATTTTGGGAGTTTTTAGTTTTACTTTCTGTAAATTTTTTcttaaaattatattaattttttgTTTTCATCTCAAAAGTTAAAATTagaaaaatttatttttttatctACGGATATTTTTACATATATTAATTTTATGGAGAAAATCAAAAAAAATATTTAAGAGAAAAAgttattttataaaaatatatataaatataaaaacCCTAAACTTATTAAATAGACTATTTAACTATTTAAATCTATAAATTTTATGAAAttgcaaatatttttataaattttaagAGAAAAATATAAATATTAAACCCAAAACTTATTAAATGGACTATTTAACTATTTAAACATGTAAATTTTATCAATTTTAGACTACTTCTAATGCAGATATAAATAAGAAATTATTTGTGTACAATATAGAGTAGCAACTCAATTTCTTTTTACGatttaataatattattttttattttatttataagTAAAAATTGatcttttaaatttattaaataattaatatatttgaTCTATATAATAGttcaattatattaattatttaataaatctAATAATTCAGTAAATTTTCTTATATATAGAGATTAGGAGGTCATAATTTTTAAAAGTTCGTAAAAAAAATGTGAGTGAAAAAATTCGAACCATCCTGATAACGTTAAAATTAATACTATTAAAGAGATGTGCTACTTTTGCACTGCATTTCCATCTACACCGTATATAATTAATGCATCTACACTATATACCATATAATACTGTGAATAGTACAATATTAtaattataaaatattattttataaaaatatataaaaaaaatatttattttaatttttatttaaaaatactgagtgattaatcaattttataacttcattaattaatatttaatattttattaaccaactttgtTTTACTActaaaaaattatttttatatttggATGTTAATTAACCAACTTCATAACTTCGTTACTTAATTTTTTacattttattaatcaattttattttaccactataaattatttttaatatctgagtgtttattaatcaattttataaatttattaataaattatttatattttattaatcaattttattttaatatataaaTCACTGTTCATTAACAGTACACTGACAATGTTCACATGGATATTGTTCATGTGCACGCACTGTTCACATGATACTGTTATGAATCGTTTATATTACTGTTTATATACGGATCTAGTGTTCACGAATTTATTTATCATATTTGTGAACAGTGCATATGTAAATTAGAGTGTAAACATAGTAATAGTAATAATAGTAATCTTGATAATTATAAGGCAAAATGTTCTTGACATAGAAATCAAAGTAGAAAgaattattaaaaaaataaaattaatagCCTTTATATATACAGTTGTTAGAAAATGGTAACGTATCTTGAGATAGGAGAAAAAAATGAAGAGTAAGAGCAAATAAACAAAAACTCATTGTGACAATGTAAATTTACATTCATGTGATAATTCGTACTTTAATCAAGCAATGCAATTATATTTTCATAAAAGAAAAGAGGATACTACTAACCTCAAATtcctcttttcctcttttcttattcactcttctagtttttttttttaatttatcttTTCTATGAGCTTTTACGGTGAGTTTTTCTCTTTCGAAAAACTTTTGGACATAAATTCTAATGCTGCCTCTATCTCTTTTTTGGGGGTGTGTGTTTGTCAAAGTTTCTCTCTATTTAAACACTAATAGAGTATCACATTAGGAAATATGTTGTGTTATTCAACTATATCCCAATATTGTTAGATTGAAAATCAATCATGATAATGACTCTTTAGTAAATAATACTAGTgaatagaataataaaataaaatattaagtAATGGATAAGATAACCGACCAAAATTACCTTCTAGAGCcttaaatttttattttatatttatgactttaattaattgattttttttttaaaaataaattattgaATTCATTAATAGAATAGGAGCCTTGACATTTAagttttttaaataattttatcATTGTTTTTAGATTAggattttttaaaataaataagaAAAGTGCTTAGATGAATTAATTTTATTATCAATTAAACAAGTCTCGAACGACATGATTTTGTATCGTGATAAACATTTGATAAAAAATGGATGTTGCTATATGTTTTACATAATAAAATAATAGATGTCAGATTATCATATGGGAAAAGTTAAAAGATTTTAAAGAAAATGTTGGTGTGTAAAACACGTCACAATATacatttaaaaatatataaaaaaaatgtcAGGTTTTCATATGAGGGGAGGTTGAATTTTAGAAAAATAAGTTTGTGGCATGGAAAATACATCGCAACCTacatttcaaaaataaaaaaattgaaagaaacaTTTTGACTATTGAAATTGATTGTTTTGCAGATTAACTGGCACCTTTAAATTCACGTCATGTATCTGTTAATTGTAGTTCCTTGTGTCGAAGTAGGTTGCTCGAAGAAAATAAGGATGTGTCaaaccacctagtgtgttgagttgtgtttgTGTCGAAGTGTTGAAGTATATTGCTTCACACAAGATTttgacttaggcctattttagtagtgttagctattttatttttgtaatgaagtgaatagagtattcataacattgtaattcatagcattttgcagttgcaaagttaataagaagttttccacggtttgtggacagagagaaaccctacagaatttaattcttcttctcattcatcgttctttactttttttctttctccattgttcttttctttattgtcattgtgtgggtgataacaatcttgttcatcaagattgattgaaattctccataggttttgggggatttctaacatctggtatcaagagctctAGATTAATCGGTTCGTGGaaagaaaatcaccatggcaacgaatcatccaaacggaaattttccagaaaatcttctgattctcaagaacaacaattatgagaatttgtgcaagtagataaaggttgtattttgttatcaagatctttgggatcttgtgaaggaaggagtgGGAACGCTTGTAGAAGCtgcgacagatcaagaaaaggttgcacacaaagaattgaagaagaaagattataaagctctctttataattcatcaatatgttgatgcagataactttgaaaaggttagcaatgcagagtcagcgaaagaagcatgggaaattatggagaaatcgtttggaggcgtGGAGAAGGTGAAAGAAAAGAGcttacaaactcacaaaagaacgtatgaattgcttcagatggaagacaatgaaagcataactgattcTTCACCAAGGTTGCGAAATTGGTGAATCAGATGATGGTATGTcgagaagtgttgacatcaagatttgttgttggaaagatcttgaggtcattggctccaaagttcgaccacgtggtagtagccatagaagagtcgaaggatttgtaaaaactgacaaaggaagagcttcaagggacgcttgaatctcatgaacaaagaatggctgaaagagatgcaggaaagtcgaagagtgatatggctttgcagaCTCAATcataaaaagaaagaaaaggtaaAGGAAGCTAGAATGGAAACAAAGGCAGAAAgggctacaacaattcgactggtcaaaatcagcaagaaggaaactggtcgaatcaaAGAAAACcttggaaccaaggcaaccaaagaggtggtgttgcgggtagaggaagaggtggtggtcaaaatccagacaagagtcacattcagtgttacaattgtcagaagtatggtcattattctagtgattgtcgATAAAAGctgaagaatcaagaaacttatgcaaaactggcgaaacatgaagaagaatAGATGTTGCTGATGGTTACAATAAGAGATGAGGAGAGATTtaaggaccagtggtacttggactccGGGTGttcatcacacatgtctggaaggaaatattagtttgtcaacataaagccctcaatgaagaacatggttAAATTTAaaaatgacaacactctagcatCTGATGGCGTTagtgatgttctgattatgaggaaatatggcaagaggtcagtaattttaaatgtgttgtacataccaggcatgaagacAAATTTGCTTAGGATAGGGAAGTTAGTCGAAAAtaactacaaggtgtcgatcgaagacaagatgatgagagttctcgactcaaatggaaggttgatcttgaaggctccaatgtctcagaatagaaccttcaagattgaactaaatgtgatggagcataagtgccttgcaacagcagccatcggagatgaatggatatggaattatagacttggccatctcaatttcaaagacatcagagatttgaagagaagaaatatggtttcaggattaccagaaatcgacattccaaacgaagtgtgtaAAGAATATGTGCAGGTGAAGCAGCATAAGAATAGATTCAGTAAGGATGCAagaa containing:
- the LOC127084669 gene encoding probable amino acid permease 7; this encodes MMDVKNSRQITTTAPDAYDDDGRAKRTGNLKSAVAHIITAIIGSGVLSLAWSIAQLGWIGGPLALLCCAIATYISSIILSDCYRSPDPVTGKRNYSYIDAVRVNLGMKRTYVAGFLQFLSLYVTSIAYVITTGTSLRAILKSNCYHKLGHDAPCSYGGNLYMGLFGLVEIVMSFIPDLHNMAWVSVIAAIMSFSYSLIGLGLGIATIIKNGRIMGSLTGVQTANIADKIWLIFQAIGDISFSYPYPMLLLEIQDTLESPPSENQTMKKASVTSLVITTFFCLCCGCFGYAAFGNDAPGNLLTGFGFYEPFWLIDFANVCIIIHLVGGYQIYSQPIYSAADRWCSKKFPKSGFVNDFHIVKLPLLPAFKINLYRFCFRTIYVISTAGLAILFPYFNQVLGVLGGINFWPLAIYFPVEMYFVQMKIGAWTKKWIVLRIFSFACFLVTMVGLIGSLEGIIREKLK